The Acidobacteriota bacterium sequence GATGGGGGCGCCAGCTCGCGCTGGCCTGCTACCCGTGAGATCGAAAGCTACTGGTACCCGGTGTGGCTCGCCTATCCGGCAGGGTTGCTGGAGGGGTCGCGGCTATTGGACGCGCCGCCGCACCACGTCTCGGGGGCCGAGACCATCGAGATCGGCAAGCAGTACGACTTCCTCGTGCTCTTCACCTCGACCCCGGGCTGGAAGGGCGACCACGCCCTGGCCACGGCGATGAAGGCCGCGAATCCGAAGCTGAAGATCGCTTTCGTGGGGCCGCCGGTAACGACGGAGCCCAACCGGGCGTTGAATGAGTGTCCGGTGATCGACTTCGTGGTGCGCCGCGAGTTCGACTACGCGGTGGTGGAGTTCGCCCAGGGCAAGCCGCTGAACGAGATCCTCGGCATCAGCTACCGCGACGCGAATGGCAAGATCGTGCACACCGCCGACCGCCCGTCGGTCGAGGACCTGGACGCGCTGCCGCACGTGACGGACATCTACAAGCGCGATCTCGACGTCACCAAGTACAACGTGCCGTTCCTGCTCTATCCGTTCGTCTCGCTATACTCCACGCGCGGCTGCCCGGCGCAGTGCACCTTCTGCTTGTGGCCGCAGACGCTGAGTGGCCATCCCTGGCGCCAGCGCTCGGTAGAAGACGTTGCCGCGGAGATGGCCAAAGCGAAACAGCTCTGGCCCGACGTGCGCGAATTCTTCTTCGACGACGATACCTTCAATCTTCAGAAAGCCCGCACCATCAAGCTCTGCGCCGAGCTGAAGAAGATCAAGGGGCTCACCTGGAGCTGCACCTCGCGCGTGACCACCGACTACGAGACGCTCAAGGCGATGAAGGAAGCGGGCTGCCGCCTGCTCATCGTGGGATACGAATCGGGCGACCAGCAGATCCTGAAGAACATCAAGAAGGGCGCGACGGTGGAGCGCGCGCTGGCATTCTCCAAAGACTGCAAGAAGCTGGGACTCGTGGTCCACGGCGACTTCATCCTCGGATTGCCGGGCGAAACCAAAGAGACCATCCGCAAGACCATCGACTTCGCCAAGGAGATCGACGCGGAGACCATCCAGGTATCGATCGCGCACGCGTATCCCGGCACCGAACTTTACGATTGGGCCGACAAGAACGACTTCATCGTGAAGGGCGCGAACATGGTGGATGAAGGCGGCCACCAGCTCGTGATGCTGCAGTATCCCGGCCTGCCGCGCGAGTACGTGATGGAGATGGTCAACAAGTTCTACGACGAATACTACTTCCGTCCGAGGGCGGTCTTCCGCATCGTGCGCAAGGCGGTGTTCAACAACGTGGAGCGCAAGCGCCTGTACAAGGAAGCTAAGGCGTTCCTCAAGCTGCGCGCCGCGCGCATGAAGCTCTCGAAGACGCAGACCGACGAAGCCGCACAGAAGGCCGCGGCCGCCGAAGCCTAAAAAGCTCCGTCCCCTCGATCGCATACCAGATACCAGATAGAAGATGGACCTGAAGAAGTATCTCGTCTTGGCGGGCATCATCGTCTCCGGCGCCGTGGGCGATGTGTTGCTCTCGCGCGGGATGCGTGCCATGCCGCCGGTCGCGCTCCATGACCTGCCGCAACTGTTTGCCGCCGTGTTCACGCCGTGGATCGCCGGCGGCATCTTCTTCCTGCTCATCTTCTTTGCCTGCTACCTGACCGCGCTGACCTGGGCGGACCTCACCTTCGTGCTGCCCGCCGCCGCGCTCGACTACGTGCTGCTCGCGCTGCTCTCGCAATGGTTCCTGCACGAGCACGTGACCGTCACGCGCTGGCTGGGGATCTTGCTGGTCA is a genomic window containing:
- the hpnJ gene encoding hopanoid biosynthesis associated radical SAM protein HpnJ, which produces MNVLRTLFLNPPSFENFDGGASSRWPATREIESYWYPVWLAYPAGLLEGSRLLDAPPHHVSGAETIEIGKQYDFLVLFTSTPGWKGDHALATAMKAANPKLKIAFVGPPVTTEPNRALNECPVIDFVVRREFDYAVVEFAQGKPLNEILGISYRDANGKIVHTADRPSVEDLDALPHVTDIYKRDLDVTKYNVPFLLYPFVSLYSTRGCPAQCTFCLWPQTLSGHPWRQRSVEDVAAEMAKAKQLWPDVREFFFDDDTFNLQKARTIKLCAELKKIKGLTWSCTSRVTTDYETLKAMKEAGCRLLIVGYESGDQQILKNIKKGATVERALAFSKDCKKLGLVVHGDFILGLPGETKETIRKTIDFAKEIDAETIQVSIAHAYPGTELYDWADKNDFIVKGANMVDEGGHQLVMLQYPGLPREYVMEMVNKFYDEYYFRPRAVFRIVRKAVFNNVERKRLYKEAKAFLKLRAARMKLSKTQTDEAAQKAAAAEA
- a CDS encoding DMT family transporter, whose amino-acid sequence is MDLKKYLVLAGIIVSGAVGDVLLSRGMRAMPPVALHDLPQLFAAVFTPWIAGGIFFLLIFFACYLTALTWADLTFVLPAAALDYVLLALLSQWFLHEHVTVTRWLGILLVTAGVGFVTRGPALTPLPETAVVVHEEAAHRDPEVRRSEVGP